Genomic segment of Methanolobus mangrovi:
TCTGATATATTTACTTTTATCTAGTCAATACTTCCTTTGTTCTGATTTTTTCTACCGTTCTCATGATAGCATCGAGTTTATATCACATGGTGGTGTAGGTATGTCTAGTTCGATTGGTCAACGATTTATAAAGGGTTACTATATTTTGTGTGCTTCTTTTAACAATTGCTAGGACAATTAGAGTTAGTCGTATAGGGCAGAAGTATCTGGCTACGGCCGGATAAAACTAATCATGTGCAACGTCTCAATCTCGGCTTTGCTGAGCGAACTAATAGAAAACTAAGGAGATATAAAATATGGGATACAATGACAGAGGCGGAAACAGTAGAGGCGGCGGCGGCGGCTTTAGATCAACAGGTCCAAGAGAGATGCACAAAACAACTTGTTCAGACTGCAAACAGGAAACAGAAGTTCCTTTCAAGCCATCTGGTGACAGGCCTGTATACTGCAGGGAATGCTTCCAGAAGCACAGACCAGCAAGATACTAATTATACTTTTGTATAATTCTTATATTTTAATAAAGGGTAGATGCTTTACGATCAATCTTTTTTGATCCGTATCTGCCTACAACACTTTTTTGCATTTGCGTTTTTTTAACATTGCATAATTTCCGCAACGAAATTAAAGAGGGATATATATGAATCTTGAAAGTGTGGTCTGTCCGGGCTGTGGCACACAGGTCCTTGCGACAATACCCCTTGGTCAGTCTATTGTTTGTGTTTCAATAAGCTCAGGTAAACCGGTTGATTTTGGAGCATTATATAAATCTGCGTCAAGGTGTACAAGTTGCAAAAAGAGTTTTGCATGTTATACCACAAACGTGGTCAGATGACAATTGCGTCACTGTATATTTGATCTTTGATTTTTTAACAACTGTTTTATGTTGCCTGTAAGGCACAGTCTTTGCTGAAGATATGACTGGGTGGTCTCTATTTTTCACCAATGATCGTACCTTTCAATTAATTTCCTTTACTCTTCCAACACGGCCATCTTCCAATTGGACTTTGATCCCATGCGGATGCGATGAGGAATTGGTCAGGATCTTCTTGACAACACCGCGGGTTATATTTCCGCTCTTCTGGTCTTGCTTGAGAACTATTCCTACGCTTAATCCTATTTTGATATTCCCTCTGTTGCTACCTGGGTTCATGGCATGTAGTTCCATTGAATGTAAAAATAGATGCCGGTAACCTTTACAAAAAACTACTTATATTTCCCGTAAGCATTCGTCCAGTTATCAGCAATATTCAAAAACTCTATGTATCCATTCTCTTTGATAAACTGAGTGGCCTGCTTATACTTGCCGTATTTGTATCCGTTTTTGCTATAAAACTCATTTATTGTCGGACATGAGTTTATCTCAGGACAATCAGCACAAGTATTGTATTCTCGTTTGATGCAGCATATTTTGATTTTGCACTTTGCTTTGCTGATGTCTCTCTCACCGGTGTCATATCCTGGTTTGCACCCAATGCAGGCTCCATCTTTGAATGGGTGACAGGTTTTGCAGTATGCACCGCAGCAGCCAATTTGTTTGATTGGCATGGATACTCCTGTTTGAGTTCTTAATTGATAATTTGGATATTGACTTAAAAGACCTTGTTGTATGTTGCCCAAAAAGCTTTAACTCAAATTCACAACGGGTTGCCTATTTTGGTTACAAAGCACTAAATACTGGGATTAATATTTGGCAAATTTACCACTCATGTATAGCGATAAACGCTGCACTATGGATTATTCATTATACGTCTCAAAAAAAAGTAGTAAAGAGCCTCGAGCGTGATTTGAACACGCGACCTAGTGATTACAAATCACTCGCTCTGCCGGGCTGAGCCATCGAGGCATTATGGTGCTTATTCCACATCTTTTTATGGAAAGCATTCCCTTACATACCATAATAGCAGATAAATTTTATGGTAGCACATTGTTAGGAGATGTCCTATGTGGCGTGAAATATCAAGGATCGGAAAAAAACTTGTGGAAAACAGGCTGGTGGAATCTCACTTTGGTAACATTAGTGTAAGAATTGGCAACCGTATGCTGATCACACGAAGTGGCTGTGCTCTGGATGAGATTACAGAAGATGGTGTTGTAGAAGTAAGTATTGGCGGTTCATGCGCTCTTGATATGATCGCATCGTCCGAGACTATCGTTCACAGGGCCATATACCGGAGCACGCCGGCACTTGCTATAGTTCATGCGCACTGTCCCTTTGCGGTAACACTCTCCCTGCTTGCAGAGGGGGACAGCATCACTCCTGCGGACAGTGAAGGGCAGTATTTCCTGGGGGAAATGCCTATTGTCAAAGGTGGGATAGGTTCCGAGGAACTTGCACAGAATCTTGCCGCATCTCTTGCGTCATATAAGGCATCGATCATTTACAGCCATGGTACCTTTGCCATCGGTAAGGTTCTTGATGAAGCCTACGTGCTAACCACTCAGGTAGAGCATTCCTGCAAGATTAAGTACTGGTATGATCTTGCAAAGAAAAACTAATTTCATCAAGTTCCCGGAAAACGTTAAATCATAAAAATGCTCATTGGATACAATACTCATGACATTCAATGCTCTAAGACCCGTAGCTTCAAAAATACTTGAGCCGCTGGCAAGGATAATAGCCGATGCAGGCATCTCGCCAAATGCAATATCGATGCTCTCACTTTTCTTTGCAGCACTTGCAGGTTTTCTCTACTATTATTCGGCCTTTGATCCTCTTCTTGTATTGGTGGCCGGATTGCTGGTTGCGGTCAACTCCCTGCTTGATGCAGTGGATGGTCTTATGGCACGCTATCTTGACATAGCAAGTGCAAGGGGCGACTTCCTCGACCATGTCATTGACCGCTATTCTGACGTATTCATCATTTGCGGTATTTTCTTTGGCGGTTACGTGGATTGGCAGATAGGTGTCGCAGCCATTGTAGGCGTGCTGCTCACAAGTTATCTTGGCACACAGGCACAGGCACTTCACCTTGGACGGTACTACGGTGGCATTATCGGAAGGGCTGACCGGCTGGTACTTATCATGCTATCATCAGTTGTCTATTTTGTCTACCAGTCCACAATCTACGGTTTCTCCTCTCTTGGCTGGATGGTCATCGTCATCGGCGCAGGTAGCCACATAACAGCTTTCCAGCGTATCGCGCACATATGGAAACAGCTTGAATAATGAAGTCAGGTCCATACTAAGGGGGCTAATTTAATTATATCCAGATCAATTAAGGTTCATGTCATCTGATATGAACAAGGACTTCGAGTATCTGGAACACACAGCAGATGCCAAATTCCGGGCTTACGGTAAAACTCTTGAGGAAGCTTTCCAGAATGCTGCCCTTGCCATGCTCAACGTTATGGTCGATACCAGTTCAGTGAAGAACAGCTCATCAGTGGACATTGAACTGACTTCCCCTGATCTCGATAGTCTTCTTTTTGACTGGCTTTCCGAGATACTTTTTGTTTTCGAGGTTGATGAAATGGTCTTTGGTAGTGTCAGGGTCAATGAATTGAATATCTGCGATGAAGAATGCTCCATGTCCGCAACACTGTCAGGGGAAGCAATGGACCTCTCTGTTCATGTGTTTGATACTGAAGTAAAAGCAGCCACATACAACGATATGAGAATAGAAAAGACCGATGATGGCTGGATGATACAGGCAACAGTGGATACCTGATAATCTCATTGCAGCAATTTCTTATAATCAATATATTCATACGTTTAGAGCATATAGTCTTGATTATAGATGTTTGAAAAGAGGAATTAATGATGTCACAGGAAAATGAAAGTTCAGTTCATGATATTCTTACTAAGGTCGATGATAATACCTGGGAGGTGCCCGCAAACTTCAAACCGGGGATGAACGTTCCCGGGAGGATATTCGTATCAAAGACCCTTCTGGATATACTCGAAAAGGAGACTATTGACCAGGTTGCCAATGTAGCTTCTCTCCCGGGAATTCAGAAATATTCAATGGCAATGCCGGATGCGCATCTGGGTTATGGTTTTTCCATTGGCGGAGTTGCTGCTTTTGATAAACATGAAGGTGTAATAAGTCCTGGTGGTGTTGGTTTTGATATTAATTGCGGAGTGCGTCTTATACGCTCCAATCTATCAGAGGAAGATGTCCGGCCGAAACTTCCGGAACTACTGGATGCTCTGTTTGAGGCTATACCATCAGGTGTTGGTTCAAAGAGCCGTAGAAAGGTCAATGACAAAGAACTCGATGATATTTTTGTACATGGGGTCCGTTGGGCTGTGGAGAACGGGTATGGTGTAAAAGGGGATATCAGTCATTGTGAGAGCAATGGTACCATGCCGGGCGCAGATCCTTCAAAGGTGAGTATAAAAGCCCGCAAAAGAGGCAGGCCACAGATCGGAACCCTTGGAAGCGGCAACCATTTCCTTGAGGTCCAGTATGTAGATAAGATATATGATGAGGAGGCAGCAAAGGCATTCGGCCTTAAAGAAGGACAGATAACCTTTATGATACACTGTGGTTCCCGTGGCGCAGGGCATCAGATATGCACGGACCATCTGCAAGTGCTTTCACAGGCTTCCAAAAAGTACAAAATAACACTCCCTGATAAGCAGCTAGCATGTGCTCCTGCTGAATCCGAGGAAGCACAGGATTATTTCAAGGCAATGACATGTGCGGCAAATTATGCGTGGGTCAATCGTCAGGTGATAATGCATTGGTCACGTGAAGTGTTTGACAGTTTCTTTAAAGAAGAATTTGGTGATCTTGGTCTTGATCTCGTTTATGATGTTGCCCATAACGTTGCAAAACTCGAGAAACACACCATTGATGGTGAGGTAAAAGAGGTCTACGTCCACAGGAAAGGTGCTACACGTGCATTTCCTGCAGGTCACCCTGAAGTGCCTGAGGACTATCGCAACATAGGACAACCTGTCATAATTCCGGGAAGTATGGGGACTGCATCCTATATTCTCAAAGGATGCCCTGCTGCAATGGAACTTACATTCGGTAGTGCCTGTCATGGTGCCGGAAGGGTCATGAGTCGTAAGAGTGCAAAGCATGACCTGCGTGGTGAAGAGATTCAGAATGAGCTGAAAGCGCAGGGAATCATCGTAAGGGCAACCCAGCCTTCACTTATAGCTGAAGAAGCGCCTGAAGTATACAAATCCAGCAGTGATGTTGTTGATGTTGTACATAACCTTGGAATTGCCACAAAAGTTGCACGTGTTCTCCCTATGGGAGTTGTCAAAGGTTAATTTCCGTTAACCTTTTTTTCATTTTTTTTTATCCGTCCAACGCAAAAAAGATTAAACTAACGAACTATGATTCTTTAAAAAAAGTTTGGCCCTGTAATTGAGCAACGAGGAAACGGGAACATGTTTGAGGGGATGAATGGTTTTGCTTGATTAAAGTTACTATACCTTTGAATACAGTTACAAGCAGTTGTACCCGTTTCCTCAAGTTATAATTAGCTATTATTATATATAAATCTGTTCGATATTCTTTATATATCTTTTACAGTAAGTTCTCTTAAATAAGTGTGAACTACTCTTGATTAACCGCTATCATTTTAAAACTTATACTTTATCTAGCATCTATGAGCAATGATGATAAGAATCTCAAAAAAGTGCGAATAATGGCTGATATTCAATTTGGAAAAGGCTGTGGGGAAATCCTTTTCCCGGATGGGGTCACATTCCAGCTTTCAAAAACCAAGCGTGTCCGGCAGATCCAGTATAATGGGAAACATATGGCAACTGTCCGTGCGAAAGATGGTATGCTTACGCTCAGCATCGATGGTGCGGTTGCCTTGCATGGTATGCTTGCGAAACCTGCATCAAGAGTGGTCATCTGTGAGGATGCAGCACCTTTTGTATCAAAAGGTAAGACTGCTTTTGCTAAACATGTGATGAATGTTGATCCTGAACTAAGGGCAGGCGATGAAGTGATAGTTGTTGATGAGTCTGATACAATTATGGCTACCGGTCAATTATTATTGTCACCGCATGAAGCTATTCGTATGGACAGGGGTCCTGCGGTTGATGTAAGGCGAGGGATAGCACAATCCTAGAATAACTATTTATAAATCCATATCTATTAAATACGTGGAAATAAAGTCCTATTAATACATTTGATACAGTTTACCCCCTGCCGGAGAGTGAAATCATAGAAGAGGAGATTTTTAAGACCTTTGTAATTCCAGACAATACCAGGATGGAAGAGCATACAATAGTCGTAGATGGGGATGTCATTGCTGGCAATCATTCTGATATCAAATACGGTATCATTGCAAATTCAATAATATTGGGTGAGAGGGTCTCTCTTTCCGGCGATCTGATATCTACAGGTGATACTAGGATCGATATCTGGTCACAGATTGGCGGTAATGTCAAAACCGATAAGAATGCCTATATTGGTGAATTTGTCACTATTGAAGGAAAACTGGTGGTAAAAAGCGATCTTGATATTGGCAATGATGTCAAGATAAATGGCGGATTTGAAGCCAAAGGATGGATAGTCGTAAGAAATCCTATTCCTGTAATAGTTTATCTTTTCCTTTACATTAGTGAACTCTTAAGGCTGGGGAAGGATGAGGAAGTTGAGAAGGCATTAGAGGATCTATTTGAAGATGATGTTGAATCTATTGGACTCAATTCCATGATAATTCCAAATGGTTCCAAAATATCAATGGATTCCATGAAAGTGCCATCAAATGCTATTATAGGGAACAAATGCAGGCTTGTTGGTAATATACGTGCCACTTCACTTGAAATGGCAAACGACACCACACTTTATGGAAGTATACGTACCATCCAGGATGTAAAACTCGGGACCGACAATGTCATCCATGGTAATATTATCTCAAGGGGAAACGTGTACATTGCAAGCGGCACTCATGTTCTTGGGGAGATAAATTCCCAGTCAATAACGATTCATGAAAGCGCACGTGTGGACGGTGTGATGCGGGCACCAGGCGGTATCATCTTTGAACGTGATGAGGATGCTGGCTTAAGTGACAATGAATTGATGCAATTGGATATCTAAATTTATATATATGTAGTCATATATTAGGGTATGCAATAATCAGTTGATGGAACTGGATATTTTATATTTATACAACAGGATGATACACACGTTAATGAGGGGATGGTTATGAATTCAATTTCAATCTTCAATTTTATAGATCTTGCAATCCGTTTATGCATAGTTATTCTGTCTTTGTTGACATCTCATCTGCTTCTCAAGCTTGATGCAGATGTTATTCGATCACGCATTTATGTATCTTTTAAGAATCTTAAAAAGTATTTTATCTTCCTTACAATTGGTTTCCTGCTTTATCTTTCTGAAGCATTGCTATCAGTGAATTCAATTCCGGGAAGTATGCAGCATGATGCGGCAAAAGGTATAATGCTTACTATTTTCCAGTTTTCAATTCTTGTTTTCCTTTATCACCTATATGTAGCGATAAGGGTTCCTGACAGACGTATCCTTTAAAGTGGTCGACCTTTTCAAAGGTCACCATCAATTCTATTTTTACTTGCTTTCATTTGTATCGAGAGTCAGATTTAAAACAGGTTCTAATATTATAGTGAAAAGGTGTTAATTTGGAACAAGATTATATTTCATCATCATCGGATTCACAATCCATCTTCGATAAGGATTCAAAATATGTAATGCAAACATACGGTCGCCAGCCAATAGTCATTGCCAGTGGAAAAGGTTCAATTGTCTATGATATTGAAGGCAGGGAATACATCGACTGTGTTGCCGGTATCGCAGTTAACAACGTGGGCCACTG
This window contains:
- a CDS encoding YwbE family protein, with protein sequence MNPGSNRGNIKIGLSVGIVLKQDQKSGNITRGVVKKILTNSSSHPHGIKVQLEDGRVGRVKEIN
- a CDS encoding DUF3795 domain-containing protein — its product is MPIKQIGCCGAYCKTCHPFKDGACIGCKPGYDTGERDISKAKCKIKICCIKREYNTCADCPEINSCPTINEFYSKNGYKYGKYKQATQFIKENGYIEFLNIADNWTNAYGKYK
- a CDS encoding CxxC-x17-CxxC domain-containing protein, with the protein product MGYNDRGGNSRGGGGGFRSTGPREMHKTTCSDCKQETEVPFKPSGDRPVYCRECFQKHRPARY
- a CDS encoding CDP-alcohol phosphatidyltransferase family protein; its protein translation is MTFNALRPVASKILEPLARIIADAGISPNAISMLSLFFAALAGFLYYYSAFDPLLVLVAGLLVAVNSLLDAVDGLMARYLDIASARGDFLDHVIDRYSDVFIICGIFFGGYVDWQIGVAAIVGVLLTSYLGTQAQALHLGRYYGGIIGRADRLVLIMLSSVVYFVYQSTIYGFSSLGWMVIVIGAGSHITAFQRIAHIWKQLE
- a CDS encoding PUA domain-containing protein, with translation MSNDDKNLKKVRIMADIQFGKGCGEILFPDGVTFQLSKTKRVRQIQYNGKHMATVRAKDGMLTLSIDGAVALHGMLAKPASRVVICEDAAPFVSKGKTAFAKHVMNVDPELRAGDEVIVVDESDTIMATGQLLLSPHEAIRMDRGPAVDVRRGIAQS
- a CDS encoding aldolase, which codes for MWREISRIGKKLVENRLVESHFGNISVRIGNRMLITRSGCALDEITEDGVVEVSIGGSCALDMIASSETIVHRAIYRSTPALAIVHAHCPFAVTLSLLAEGDSITPADSEGQYFLGEMPIVKGGIGSEELAQNLAASLASYKASIIYSHGTFAIGKVLDEAYVLTTQVEHSCKIKYWYDLAKKN
- a CDS encoding archease encodes the protein MSSDMNKDFEYLEHTADAKFRAYGKTLEEAFQNAALAMLNVMVDTSSVKNSSSVDIELTSPDLDSLLFDWLSEILFVFEVDEMVFGSVRVNELNICDEECSMSATLSGEAMDLSVHVFDTEVKAATYNDMRIEKTDDGWMIQATVDT
- a CDS encoding RtcB family protein, with the translated sequence MSQENESSVHDILTKVDDNTWEVPANFKPGMNVPGRIFVSKTLLDILEKETIDQVANVASLPGIQKYSMAMPDAHLGYGFSIGGVAAFDKHEGVISPGGVGFDINCGVRLIRSNLSEEDVRPKLPELLDALFEAIPSGVGSKSRRKVNDKELDDIFVHGVRWAVENGYGVKGDISHCESNGTMPGADPSKVSIKARKRGRPQIGTLGSGNHFLEVQYVDKIYDEEAAKAFGLKEGQITFMIHCGSRGAGHQICTDHLQVLSQASKKYKITLPDKQLACAPAESEEAQDYFKAMTCAANYAWVNRQVIMHWSREVFDSFFKEEFGDLGLDLVYDVAHNVAKLEKHTIDGEVKEVYVHRKGATRAFPAGHPEVPEDYRNIGQPVIIPGSMGTASYILKGCPAAMELTFGSACHGAGRVMSRKSAKHDLRGEEIQNELKAQGIIVRATQPSLIAEEAPEVYKSSSDVVDVVHNLGIATKVARVLPMGVVKG
- a CDS encoding polymer-forming cytoskeletal protein; its protein translation is MEEHTIVVDGDVIAGNHSDIKYGIIANSIILGERVSLSGDLISTGDTRIDIWSQIGGNVKTDKNAYIGEFVTIEGKLVVKSDLDIGNDVKINGGFEAKGWIVVRNPIPVIVYLFLYISELLRLGKDEEVEKALEDLFEDDVESIGLNSMIIPNGSKISMDSMKVPSNAIIGNKCRLVGNIRATSLEMANDTTLYGSIRTIQDVKLGTDNVIHGNIISRGNVYIASGTHVLGEINSQSITIHESARVDGVMRAPGGIIFERDEDAGLSDNELMQLDI